The Salvelinus sp. IW2-2015 unplaced genomic scaffold, ASM291031v2 Un_scaffold10958, whole genome shotgun sequence genome segment TTCTATACTAACAGTGCCCCCTGCTGTTGTTTCCAGGTCACTTCACCCAGGTGGTTTGGAAGGACTGCAGCGAGGTAGGTGTGGGCCTGGCCACAGATGGGCAAACGATCTTTGTAGTGGGCCAGTACCACCCAGCTGGCAACATGTGCAACGCAGGCTACTTTGAGAAGAATGTCCTACCACTGGGTAGCTCCACCTCTAGCGCCCCCAAATGTTTCCCCACAGGTAACACATCATTGATTGGTTGCAATGATTGGTGAACAAAAATTGGAAAAGACAATTATATTTAAATCCCATACAACAGCCCAGTTACGATTGTCTCTCGGCAAATAAGCTACTACTAAAGATAAACTAGGTATTTCTGAATGAACCCATTGTATGACACAGCATCGGATACCTCAATCTCTCAACtgacaaatatattttctttcttaCAGCCGGARAAGGAGGGGGCCTGAGTGTACTCCAGTCTAAAATTGCCAGATCCTCTTCACCTGCATATAAGGCTCCTCCTCAGGCRAACGGCACTGGTGAGATGTTTTAAATTAATTTTCAGTAAATGTCTCCCATTATGTAAAGAAAACATAATATTGGATAGGTAGTAGGCCTAATTTTGCCCTCTGAATTTTGGCCATAAATCTTACAGCCATACAATCCTTTCAAATACTCGCAAGTGTCTCRGTCGTTAGGAGTTGGAACAAGTATTTCAACTTAACGTCCATccatctgcctgtctgtctgcttgctcTAAGACCTGGGCCAGTTCCACAGAGACTTCCTACGGGCGTGTAACAACCAGCGAATGGCACACGGAGCCCCAGCCCTCACACTGGACCCAGCCCTGAGTCAGGGGGCGCAGGCATGGGCAGAAACTCTACTGGGAGAGCGGGTGCTGAAGAACTCATCCTCCTCCCATGGTGAAAATATCTGGGCCAAGACGGGGTCAGCGGGCATCACTGCTACGGGTAGGGAGAACCAGGAGGACTGGA includes the following:
- the LOC112080009 gene encoding uncharacterized protein, producing the protein MLTLVSVAVQRKNKTMTDCGFEREFVDAHNDYRRKHGAPPLALSRDLCNSAQKWADHLLSIKSLKHSSTNHGENLYYAYSSTPXKPVGKDAVDSWYSEIKDYHFNKPGFSSGTGHFTQVVWKDCSEVGVGLATDGQTIFVVGQYHPAGNMCNAGYFEKNVLPLGSSTSSAPKCFPTAGXGGGLSVLQSKIARSSSPAYKAPPQANGTDLGQFHRDFLRACNNQRMAHGAPALTLDPALSQGAQAWAETLLGERVLKNSSSSHGENIWAKTGSAGITATGQEVVDAWYKQEENYDFSKPGHQDKTGKPISIKSRRQVFKKIKINVTFI